Proteins encoded together in one Candidatus Sulfotelmatobacter sp. window:
- a CDS encoding ATP-dependent Clp protease proteolytic subunit, whose amino-acid sequence MSLVPIVVEQTARGERSYDIYSRLLQERIVFVTGPIDDGMANLVIAQLLFLERSDPDRDIDVYINSPGGSVSAALAMYDTMQLIKPGIATICAGFAASAATLLLTGGAPGKRMALPYSKILIHQPSIGQIGGQATDIEIHARELVATRLQIAELYHRTTHKPVDEILRDLERDFYMSAEEAKTYGLIDTVLNGDNRNGTLPPVET is encoded by the coding sequence ATGAGCTTGGTTCCGATCGTCGTCGAGCAAACCGCACGCGGTGAGCGCTCGTACGACATCTATTCGCGGCTGCTGCAAGAGCGCATCGTGTTCGTGACCGGTCCGATCGACGACGGGATGGCGAATCTGGTCATCGCGCAGCTGCTGTTTCTCGAACGCAGCGATCCCGACCGCGACATCGACGTGTACATCAACAGCCCGGGCGGGAGCGTCAGCGCCGCGCTCGCGATGTACGACACGATGCAGCTGATCAAGCCGGGGATCGCGACCATCTGCGCCGGCTTCGCCGCGTCGGCCGCGACCCTGCTGCTGACCGGCGGCGCGCCCGGCAAACGTATGGCGTTGCCCTACTCGAAGATCCTCATCCATCAGCCGTCGATCGGTCAGATCGGCGGCCAGGCGACCGACATCGAGATCCACGCCCGCGAGCTGGTCGCGACGCGGCTACAGATCGCCGAGCTGTACCACCGCACGACGCACAAGCCGGTCGACGAGATCCTGCGCGACCTCGAGCGCGACTTCTACATGAGTGCCGAGGAGGCCAAGACCTACGGCTTGATCGACACCGTGCTCAACGGCGACAACCGCAACGGTACGCTGCCGCCGGTCGAGACTTAA
- a CDS encoding CoA-acylating methylmalonate-semialdehyde dehydrogenase: protein MQIAVRELGHYVAGAEVPGTSGRFGEVYDPATGEVTKRVAFATGAEVDAAVAAARAAFDEWSQTPSPRRAAVMFAFRERLRTESDRIARLITSEHGKTLDDARGEVTRGLEVVEFACGIPTLLKGEYSENVGRGIDVKAVRQPLGVCAGISPFNFPAMVPMWMFPVAIACGNTFVMKPSEKDPSCALELAKMLAECGLPAGVFNVVNGDKDAVNAILEHPGIDAVSFVGSTPIAQHVYTRAAATGKRVQALGGAKNHLVVMPDADLDQAVDALMGAAYGSAGERCMAISVAVAVGEETADALVARLREKIAKLAVGPGLEPGVEMGPLVTGVHRDRVRGFVDLASEEGATVAIDGRTADLPADGFFFGATLLDNVTRDMRVYKEEIFGPVLSLVRAKTYDEALTLINEHEFGNGVSIFTRDGDTARHFDTNVKAGMVGINVPIPVPVAFHSFGGWKRSLFGDTYVHGNEGVHFYTHLKTTTMRWPTGIRAGAEFHFPTMK from the coding sequence ATGCAGATAGCGGTGCGCGAGCTCGGCCACTACGTCGCAGGCGCGGAGGTGCCGGGCACCTCGGGGCGGTTCGGTGAGGTCTACGACCCGGCCACCGGCGAGGTCACCAAGCGGGTGGCGTTCGCCACCGGCGCCGAGGTCGACGCGGCCGTCGCCGCCGCCCGCGCCGCGTTCGACGAGTGGTCGCAGACGCCGTCACCGCGGCGGGCAGCGGTCATGTTCGCGTTTCGCGAGCGGCTGCGCACGGAGTCGGACCGGATCGCGCGCCTGATCACCAGCGAGCACGGCAAGACGCTCGACGACGCGCGCGGCGAGGTCACCCGCGGCTTGGAGGTCGTCGAGTTCGCGTGCGGCATTCCAACGCTCCTCAAAGGCGAGTACAGCGAGAACGTCGGCCGCGGCATCGACGTCAAGGCGGTCCGGCAGCCGCTCGGCGTATGTGCGGGCATCTCGCCGTTCAACTTTCCGGCCATGGTCCCGATGTGGATGTTCCCGGTCGCGATCGCGTGCGGCAACACGTTCGTCATGAAGCCCAGCGAGAAGGACCCCTCGTGCGCGCTCGAGCTGGCGAAGATGCTGGCCGAGTGCGGACTGCCGGCCGGCGTGTTCAACGTCGTCAACGGCGACAAGGACGCGGTCAACGCGATCCTCGAGCACCCCGGGATCGACGCGGTCAGCTTCGTCGGCTCGACGCCGATCGCGCAGCACGTGTACACGCGCGCCGCCGCGACCGGCAAGCGCGTCCAGGCGTTGGGCGGCGCCAAGAACCACTTGGTCGTCATGCCCGACGCCGACCTCGATCAGGCCGTCGACGCGCTGATGGGCGCGGCCTACGGCTCGGCCGGCGAGCGCTGCATGGCGATCTCCGTCGCCGTCGCCGTCGGCGAGGAAACGGCCGATGCGCTGGTCGCGCGGTTGCGCGAGAAGATCGCCAAGCTCGCGGTCGGCCCCGGGCTCGAACCCGGGGTCGAGATGGGCCCGCTGGTCACCGGCGTGCACCGCGATCGCGTGCGCGGCTTCGTCGACCTGGCGAGTGAAGAAGGGGCGACGGTCGCGATCGACGGCCGCACCGCCGACCTGCCCGCCGACGGATTCTTCTTCGGGGCGACGCTGCTGGACAACGTCACCCGTGACATGCGCGTCTACAAGGAAGAGATCTTCGGGCCGGTGCTCTCGCTGGTGCGCGCCAAGACCTACGACGAGGCGCTGACGCTGATCAACGAGCACGAGTTCGGTAACGGCGTCTCGATCTTCACCCGCGACGGCGACACCGCGCGGCACTTCGACACCAACGTCAAAGCCGGCATGGTCGGGATCAACGTCCCCATCCCCGTCCCGGTCGCCTTCCACAGCTTCGGCGGCTGGAAGCGTTCGCTGTTCGGCGACACCTACGTCCACGGCAACGAAGGCGTCCACTTCTACACCCACCTCAAGACGACGACGATGCGCTGGCCGACCGGCATCCGCGCCGGCGCCGAGTTCCACTTCCCGACGATGAAGTAG
- a CDS encoding PaaI family thioesterase, which produces MQSTRERIVRWDDPAGVVELVRTSAGLDALRRLVAGETPPPPIAQLMNFRLVEVADGYAVFEGEPGEEHYNPIGSVHGGFALTLLDSALGCSIHTMLPAGIGYTTSDVQVRFVRGMTKDTGTVRCEATALHVGRSTAVAEGKLYDRERRLLAVGTTACAILRG; this is translated from the coding sequence ATGCAATCGACGCGCGAACGCATCGTCCGCTGGGACGACCCGGCCGGAGTGGTCGAGCTGGTGCGAACCAGCGCGGGGCTGGACGCGCTGCGCCGGCTGGTCGCCGGCGAAACGCCGCCGCCGCCGATCGCGCAGCTGATGAACTTCCGGCTGGTCGAGGTCGCCGACGGCTATGCCGTGTTCGAGGGCGAGCCGGGAGAGGAGCACTACAACCCGATCGGCAGCGTGCACGGCGGCTTCGCGCTCACGCTGCTGGACTCGGCCCTCGGCTGTTCGATCCATACGATGCTGCCGGCCGGCATCGGCTACACGACCAGCGACGTCCAGGTACGGTTCGTGCGCGGGATGACCAAGGACACCGGAACCGTCCGCTGCGAGGCGACCGCGCTGCACGTCGGCCGCTCGACCGCGGTCGCCGAAGGCAAGCTCTATGACCGCGAACGGCGGCTGTTGGCGGTCGGCACCACCGCCTGCGCGATCCTGCGAGGCTGA
- the carA gene encoding glutamine-hydrolyzing carbamoyl-phosphate synthase small subunit yields the protein MKATLLLADGTRFDGEGLSTTGTALGEAVFFTGMTGYEEALTDPSYAGQILTFTYPLIGNYGVSGDVSQHPHACVAGAVVKHLAAHPSHHAARFDLGSWLDAQGVRTIVGIDTRALTIALREHGTIAAALAVGDEAIASVEATLAEYARTATTQGLVASVVDAYTPGQEIGAGRKHVVLLDCGVKKNIIRDLTALDARVTVLPYGAGSAEILSHAPDAVVVSPGPGDPRDLGETVITLRELVGKTPVFGVCLGHQLLALALGAQTYKLPYGHRGGNQPVKDLIRDEVLVTAHNHGYAVDGATLPPELEPTMVNLNDGTNEGFRHRTLPIEAVQFHPEASPGPFDARSLFARWLDRVP from the coding sequence GTGAAGGCGACCCTGTTGTTGGCCGACGGCACCCGCTTCGACGGCGAGGGCTTGAGCACGACCGGGACGGCGCTCGGCGAGGCGGTGTTCTTCACCGGCATGACCGGGTACGAAGAGGCGCTGACCGACCCGTCGTACGCGGGGCAGATCCTCACGTTCACCTATCCGCTGATCGGCAACTACGGCGTGAGCGGCGACGTCTCGCAGCACCCGCACGCGTGCGTCGCCGGCGCGGTCGTGAAGCACCTCGCCGCGCATCCCTCGCACCACGCCGCGCGCTTCGATCTGGGCAGTTGGCTGGACGCGCAGGGCGTCCGCACGATCGTCGGGATCGATACCCGCGCGCTGACGATCGCGCTGCGCGAGCACGGCACGATCGCCGCCGCGCTGGCGGTCGGCGACGAGGCGATCGCGAGCGTCGAGGCGACGCTGGCCGAATACGCGCGGACGGCCACGACGCAAGGGCTGGTCGCCTCGGTCGTCGACGCCTACACGCCGGGTCAAGAGATCGGCGCCGGGCGCAAGCACGTCGTGCTGCTCGATTGCGGCGTGAAGAAGAACATCATCCGCGATCTGACCGCGCTCGACGCGCGCGTCACCGTGCTGCCGTACGGTGCCGGCAGCGCCGAGATACTTTCGCACGCACCGGACGCGGTCGTCGTCTCGCCGGGGCCGGGCGATCCGCGCGACTTGGGCGAGACGGTGATCACGCTGCGCGAGCTGGTCGGGAAGACGCCGGTGTTCGGCGTCTGCCTGGGCCACCAGCTGCTGGCGCTGGCGTTGGGGGCCCAGACCTACAAGCTGCCCTACGGGCACCGCGGCGGGAACCAGCCGGTCAAGGACCTCATCCGCGACGAGGTGCTGGTCACGGCGCACAATCACGGCTACGCGGTCGACGGCGCGACGCTGCCGCCCGAGCTCGAGCCGACGATGGTCAACCTCAACGACGGCACGAACGAAGGCTTTCGCCATCGCACGCTGCCGATCGAGGCGGTGCAATTCCATCCCGAAGCGTCGCCCGGCCCGTTCGACGCGCGGAGCCTGTTCGCGCGATGGCTCGACCGCGTCCCGTAA
- the pyrR gene encoding bifunctional pyr operon transcriptional regulator/uracil phosphoribosyltransferase PyrR produces the protein MQTAARRRVLMSPDEIERAIARMAHQIVEPEDAQDGLLLIGIRRGGEALARRLAARVGEIRGTVPQLGFLNVNLYRDDDVARELPESEIRSAITGQTVVLVDDVLYTGRTVRAAMDAITDLGRPRAIRLAVLIDRGLRELPIQPDYVGKAIPTSRREHIDVVLAAQQAAADAVTLSVDDRAAS, from the coding sequence ATGCAGACCGCCGCCCGGCGACGCGTGCTCATGTCGCCCGACGAGATCGAGCGGGCGATCGCGCGTATGGCCCACCAGATCGTCGAGCCCGAGGATGCCCAGGACGGCCTGCTGTTGATCGGGATCCGGCGCGGCGGCGAGGCGCTGGCGCGCCGGCTGGCGGCGCGGGTGGGTGAGATCCGCGGCACGGTTCCCCAGCTGGGCTTTTTGAACGTCAACCTGTACCGTGACGACGACGTGGCCCGCGAGCTGCCCGAGTCGGAGATTCGCAGCGCGATCACCGGCCAGACGGTGGTGCTGGTCGACGACGTCCTCTATACCGGTCGCACCGTCCGGGCGGCGATGGACGCGATCACCGATCTCGGCCGCCCGCGCGCGATCCGGCTGGCGGTCCTGATCGACCGCGGCCTGCGCGAGCTGCCCATCCAGCCCGACTACGTCGGGAAGGCGATACCGACCAGCCGGCGCGAGCACATCGACGTCGTCCTAGCCGCCCAACAGGCGGCCGCCGACGCGGTGACGCTCTCCGTCGACGACCGTGCCGCCTCGTAG
- a CDS encoding DUF2214 family protein has protein sequence MLVRDALVAYAHFLAIFALACVLVGEALLLRRTLPAGTFRRLLAVDRWYGIIAGLVIVTGLLRLFTSPKGVAFYSGNAVFWAKISLFVIVGLISIVPTVAYLRWEKRTEPDGSLALEEAEYERIRGLVYLQIGIFVFIPLCATFMARGI, from the coding sequence ATGCTCGTCCGCGATGCGCTGGTGGCGTATGCGCACTTCCTGGCCATCTTCGCGCTGGCGTGCGTGCTGGTCGGTGAGGCGCTGCTGCTGCGCCGCACGCTGCCCGCCGGTACGTTCCGGCGACTGTTGGCGGTCGACCGATGGTACGGCATCATCGCGGGCCTGGTCATCGTCACCGGCCTCTTGCGCTTGTTCACCAGCCCCAAAGGCGTTGCGTTCTACAGCGGCAACGCGGTGTTCTGGGCCAAGATCTCGCTGTTCGTCATCGTCGGGCTGATCTCGATCGTCCCGACCGTCGCGTACCTGCGCTGGGAGAAGCGCACCGAGCCCGACGGCTCGCTCGCGCTCGAGGAAGCGGAGTACGAGCGCATCCGCGGCTTGGTCTACCTGCAGATCGGAATCTTCGTCTTCATCCCGCTCTGCGCCACCTTCATGGCGCGGGGGATCTAA
- a CDS encoding valine--tRNA ligase: MNGRPELPKTFDPAEVEPRLYARSLAAGVFHEEPDPARPPFIISMPPPNITGRAHLGHGSTYTPMDVLTRYHRMLGDNADWIPGQDHAAIATEAVLVRELAKEGLTRDGLGRAEYLARAWAWREQYGGAINEQFQRLGFGPDWARERFTLDEGLSNAVVEVFVALYRDGLIYRGTRLVNWDPQAGGTLSDAEVENEDVDTFLWHIRYRAQDGGDGLVIATTRPETFLADVAVAVNPDDPRYASLIGKHVVLPLIERAIPVIADPAVESGFGTGAVKVTPAHDPTDYEIGQRHGLPMPTVIDYDGTIAAPLWRYDETPERRAPIDAQAPRMAAFVGLDRFEARKRIVAALRAAGALVKEEPYHTTVPTSSRSGAIIEPLLSLQWFVAVAELAKPALEAYRDGRITFVPERFGRTYAASLENIRDWNISRQVWWGHQLPVWYTPNDDIVVAHDEAEARAIAQREHGTTELRRDPDTLDTWFSSGLWPFSILGWPDKTPELAHWYPNQVMITSRDIIFLWVTRMVMLGMRFAGGIPFKTVFVTPLVFDMHGRKMSKSLGNAIDPMTDLVPKYGADGTRLGILRQMRLESQELRFDERVCDEAKRFGTKLWNALRYTVALEEGLPTAYTLPPAAQLTVADRWILTELHELVATVEQAYDGFAFGVAADALVQFGWYTFCDWYVEVTKAPAQRATRAAVLSYVLNALVRALHPIAPFITEEIWLNLPHDGTTIVTTSWPDLAEIPTFPEDAATFRAAIAKVEELRNARAAWGIQPKETMRLEAPAALLASAPQLVEAIATLVRGEVSAYDGAAQGSLRDQVASIRAVADAAKLRERYAKDLERLEGEVARSEKKLANPGFVERAAPDVVAAEREKLDGYKRDLERVRSALETVSA; encoded by the coding sequence GTGAACGGTCGTCCCGAGCTCCCGAAGACCTTCGATCCCGCCGAGGTCGAGCCGCGCCTGTACGCGCGCTCGCTCGCGGCCGGGGTCTTCCACGAGGAGCCCGACCCGGCGCGGCCGCCGTTCATCATCTCGATGCCGCCGCCGAACATCACCGGCCGCGCGCACCTCGGTCACGGCTCGACCTACACGCCGATGGACGTGCTCACGCGCTACCATCGCATGCTGGGCGACAACGCCGACTGGATTCCCGGCCAAGATCACGCGGCGATCGCGACCGAGGCCGTGTTGGTTCGCGAGCTGGCGAAGGAAGGCCTCACGCGCGACGGCCTGGGCCGCGCGGAATATCTCGCCCGCGCCTGGGCGTGGCGCGAGCAGTACGGCGGGGCGATCAACGAGCAGTTCCAGCGGCTGGGTTTCGGTCCCGATTGGGCGCGCGAACGCTTCACCCTGGACGAGGGACTCTCGAACGCGGTCGTCGAGGTGTTCGTCGCGCTCTATCGCGACGGGCTGATCTATCGCGGCACGCGCCTGGTCAACTGGGATCCGCAGGCCGGCGGCACGCTCTCCGACGCCGAGGTCGAGAACGAAGACGTCGACACGTTCCTGTGGCACATCCGCTACCGCGCGCAGGACGGCGGTGACGGACTGGTCATCGCGACGACGCGGCCCGAGACGTTCCTGGCCGACGTCGCGGTCGCGGTCAATCCGGACGATCCGCGCTACGCGAGCCTGATCGGCAAGCACGTCGTGCTGCCGTTGATCGAGCGCGCGATTCCCGTCATCGCCGATCCGGCCGTCGAGTCGGGTTTCGGCACCGGCGCCGTCAAGGTGACGCCCGCCCACGACCCGACCGACTACGAGATCGGCCAGCGCCACGGCTTACCGATGCCGACCGTCATCGACTACGACGGCACGATCGCGGCACCGCTGTGGCGCTACGACGAGACGCCCGAGCGCCGCGCGCCGATCGACGCGCAAGCGCCGCGCATGGCCGCGTTCGTCGGGCTCGACCGGTTCGAGGCACGCAAGCGAATCGTCGCCGCCCTGCGCGCGGCCGGCGCCCTGGTGAAGGAGGAGCCGTACCACACGACGGTCCCGACCAGCTCGCGCTCGGGCGCGATCATCGAGCCGCTGCTCTCGCTGCAGTGGTTCGTCGCCGTCGCCGAGCTGGCGAAGCCGGCTCTGGAGGCGTATCGCGACGGGCGCATCACCTTCGTTCCCGAGCGCTTCGGGCGCACCTACGCGGCCAGTCTCGAAAACATCCGTGACTGGAACATCTCGCGCCAGGTGTGGTGGGGGCACCAGCTGCCGGTCTGGTACACGCCGAACGACGACATCGTGGTCGCGCACGACGAGGCCGAGGCCCGCGCCATCGCGCAGCGCGAGCACGGCACGACCGAGCTGCGCCGCGATCCCGATACGCTCGACACCTGGTTCTCCTCGGGCCTGTGGCCGTTCTCGATCCTGGGCTGGCCGGACAAGACGCCCGAGCTGGCGCACTGGTATCCCAATCAAGTCATGATCACCAGCCGAGACATCATCTTCTTGTGGGTGACGCGGATGGTGATGCTCGGCATGCGCTTCGCCGGCGGCATCCCGTTCAAGACCGTGTTCGTCACGCCGCTGGTGTTCGACATGCACGGTCGCAAGATGTCCAAGTCGCTCGGCAACGCGATCGATCCGATGACCGACCTCGTGCCGAAATACGGCGCCGACGGGACGCGCTTGGGGATCCTGCGCCAGATGCGGCTCGAATCGCAGGAGCTGCGCTTCGACGAGCGGGTGTGCGACGAGGCCAAGCGCTTCGGCACCAAGCTCTGGAACGCGCTGCGCTATACGGTCGCGCTCGAGGAAGGGTTGCCGACGGCGTACACGCTGCCGCCCGCGGCGCAGCTGACGGTCGCGGATCGCTGGATCCTCACCGAGCTGCACGAGCTCGTCGCGACCGTCGAACAGGCCTACGACGGCTTCGCGTTCGGCGTGGCCGCGGACGCGCTCGTGCAGTTCGGCTGGTACACGTTCTGCGATTGGTACGTCGAGGTCACCAAGGCGCCCGCGCAGCGGGCGACGCGCGCGGCCGTGCTCTCGTACGTGCTCAACGCGCTGGTGCGCGCGCTGCACCCGATCGCGCCCTTCATCACCGAAGAGATCTGGCTCAACCTGCCGCACGACGGCACCACGATCGTGACCACCTCGTGGCCGGACCTAGCCGAGATCCCGACCTTCCCCGAGGACGCCGCCACCTTCCGCGCGGCGATCGCGAAGGTCGAGGAGCTGCGCAACGCGCGCGCCGCCTGGGGCATCCAGCCCAAGGAGACGATGCGGCTGGAAGCGCCGGCCGCATTGCTCGCGAGCGCGCCGCAGTTGGTCGAAGCGATCGCGACCTTGGTGCGCGGCGAGGTCAGCGCCTACGACGGCGCCGCGCAGGGCTCGCTGCGCGACCAGGTCGCGAGCATTCGCGCCGTCGCCGACGCGGCGAAGCTGCGCGAGCGCTACGCGAAGGACCTCGAGCGGCTCGAAGGCGAGGTCGCGCGTTCGGAGAAGAAGCTCGCCAACCCCGGCTTCGTCGAACGCGCCGCGCCGGACGTCGTCGCCGCCGAGCGCGAGAAGCTCGACGGCTACAAGCGCGACCTCGAGCGCGTGCGCTCGGCGCTGGAGACCGTCTCGGCTTAG
- a CDS encoding helix-turn-helix domain-containing protein, whose protein sequence is MARRRSFEDMNCSIARSLDVIGEWWTLLIVREAFRGVRRFDVFADRLGIASNILTARLRRLVEHDVLAERVYQERPLRVEYRLTPKGRELFPVLLALLQWGDRWYAQDGPPVALEHIPCGHRTRAVMVCDHCGERIDARQTRALPGRGAAEDAPSLVPSA, encoded by the coding sequence ATGGCCCGACGCCGCAGCTTCGAGGACATGAACTGCTCGATCGCGCGCTCGCTCGACGTGATCGGCGAGTGGTGGACGCTGTTGATCGTGCGCGAGGCGTTTCGCGGCGTGCGCCGCTTCGACGTCTTCGCCGACCGGCTGGGGATCGCGTCCAACATCCTGACCGCGCGGCTGCGCCGCTTGGTCGAGCACGACGTCCTCGCCGAGCGCGTGTATCAGGAGCGTCCGCTGCGCGTCGAGTACCGGCTGACGCCCAAGGGGCGCGAGCTCTTCCCGGTGCTGCTGGCGCTCTTGCAGTGGGGTGACCGCTGGTACGCCCAGGACGGGCCTCCGGTCGCGCTCGAGCACATCCCCTGCGGCCACCGCACCCGGGCGGTCATGGTCTGCGACCACTGCGGCGAGCGCATCGACGCGCGCCAAACACGCGCGCTGCCGGGCCGCGGTGCCGCAGAGGACGCGCCCAGCCTGGTTCCGAGCGCCTAG
- a CDS encoding dihydroorotase, translated as MSTTLIRGGRLIDPVLGIDAHRDVLIENGFVARIGEHLEAGDARVVDASNAIVAPGFIDMHVHLREPGQTHKETIATGAAAAVAGGFTAVACMPNTEPALDSAAIVSEVVRRGEAAGLAHVYPVGAITRGRAGHELAPYHLLAAAGCVAFSDDGSTPRDARVLRNAARYAGDLGQVFISHCEDPDLKGDAVMNEGAASARLGLDGSPALAEDVIVARDLLIAGETEKSWHIAHVSTATSLDLIRWARARGVRVTCEVTPHHLVFLDDRFDDYRADSKVNPPLRAAHDRDALRAAVLDGTIDVFATDHAPHGADEKAQLLSQAPVGFSGLEIAVGAYALALRELPLARFVAMLSSNPARILGVPGGTLDVGSPGDVTVFAERPWTVDARLFRSKGKNTPFDGMTLPRRALATVVQGAVVYEHGQIVPRETFVETHA; from the coding sequence ATGAGCACGACCTTGATTCGTGGCGGGCGCCTGATCGATCCGGTGTTGGGGATCGATGCGCACCGCGACGTGCTGATCGAGAACGGGTTCGTGGCGCGGATCGGCGAGCACCTCGAGGCGGGCGACGCGCGCGTCGTCGACGCGTCGAACGCGATCGTGGCACCGGGCTTCATCGACATGCACGTCCACCTGCGCGAACCGGGGCAGACGCACAAGGAGACGATCGCGACCGGGGCCGCGGCGGCGGTGGCCGGCGGCTTCACCGCCGTCGCCTGCATGCCCAACACCGAGCCCGCGCTCGACAGCGCGGCGATCGTCTCGGAGGTCGTGCGGCGCGGCGAGGCGGCGGGCTTGGCGCACGTCTATCCGGTCGGCGCGATCACGCGCGGACGCGCCGGCCACGAGCTGGCGCCGTACCACCTGCTGGCCGCGGCCGGCTGTGTCGCGTTCAGCGACGACGGCTCGACGCCGCGCGACGCGCGCGTGCTGCGCAACGCCGCCCGCTACGCCGGCGACCTGGGCCAGGTGTTCATCTCGCACTGCGAAGACCCCGATCTCAAGGGCGACGCGGTGATGAACGAAGGCGCGGCCTCGGCGCGCCTCGGGTTGGACGGCTCGCCGGCGCTGGCGGAAGACGTCATCGTCGCGCGCGACCTGCTGATCGCCGGCGAGACGGAGAAGAGCTGGCACATCGCGCACGTCTCGACCGCGACCTCGCTCGATCTGATCCGCTGGGCGCGCGCGCGCGGCGTGCGCGTGACCTGCGAGGTGACGCCGCACCACCTGGTGTTCCTCGACGACCGCTTCGACGACTACCGCGCGGACTCGAAGGTCAACCCGCCGCTGCGCGCCGCGCACGACCGCGACGCGCTGCGCGCCGCCGTGCTCGACGGCACGATCGACGTCTTCGCGACCGATCACGCGCCGCACGGCGCCGACGAGAAGGCGCAGCTGCTCTCGCAGGCGCCGGTCGGGTTCAGCGGGCTGGAGATCGCCGTCGGAGCGTACGCGCTGGCCTTGCGCGAGCTGCCGCTGGCGCGCTTCGTCGCGATGCTCTCGAGCAATCCCGCCCGCATCCTCGGGGTCCCGGGCGGCACGCTCGACGTCGGCAGCCCGGGCGACGTGACGGTCTTCGCCGAGCGTCCGTGGACGGTCGACGCGCGGCTGTTCCGCTCGAAGGGGAAGAACACGCCGTTCGACGGGATGACGCTCCCGCGCCGCGCGCTCGCGACGGTCGTGCAGGGTGCGGTCGTCTACGAGCACGGCCAAATCGTACCGCGCGAGACCTTCGTGGAGACGCACGCGTGA
- a CDS encoding aspartate carbamoyltransferase catalytic subunit — translation MPPRSLLDVDDLTPQELVAVLDRAVAFRDAPPARDLLAGVPVLNLFFEASTRTATSFTLAEQRVGADVISFAPGASSLGKGETIADTALTLRGIGVRVIVVRHGESGFARRLADAFDGHVINAGDGTHAHPTQALLDLMTLRQEFGRFAGLRVAIVGDILHSRVARSNIVGMRALGIDVVLVGPTTLLPHSFGGGGVRIERDFDAVLPQVDAVMMLRIQRERIAGGLLPTLDDYTQRFQLNRSRLRALRSDAVILHPGPYNRDVELTDDVLADPRSRYVAQVHNGVFVRMAVLDTLVNGAPVAA, via the coding sequence GTGCCGCCTCGTAGCCTGCTCGACGTCGACGACCTCACGCCGCAGGAGCTCGTCGCCGTCTTGGACCGCGCGGTCGCCTTTCGCGACGCGCCGCCCGCGCGCGACCTGCTGGCCGGCGTCCCGGTCCTCAACCTGTTCTTCGAGGCCTCGACCCGGACCGCGACCTCGTTCACGCTGGCCGAGCAGCGGGTGGGCGCCGACGTCATCTCGTTCGCGCCCGGCGCGTCGAGCCTGGGCAAGGGCGAGACGATCGCCGACACCGCGCTGACGCTGCGCGGCATCGGCGTGCGCGTCATCGTCGTGCGCCACGGCGAGTCGGGCTTCGCGCGCCGGCTGGCCGACGCGTTCGACGGCCACGTGATCAACGCCGGCGACGGCACGCACGCGCACCCGACCCAGGCGCTGCTCGACCTGATGACGCTGCGCCAGGAATTCGGCCGTTTCGCCGGCTTGCGCGTCGCGATCGTCGGCGACATCCTGCACTCGCGCGTCGCGCGCTCCAACATCGTCGGGATGCGCGCGCTCGGCATCGACGTCGTCCTGGTCGGCCCGACCACCCTGCTGCCGCACTCCTTCGGCGGCGGCGGCGTGCGGATCGAGCGCGACTTCGACGCCGTCCTGCCGCAGGTCGACGCCGTGATGATGCTGCGCATCCAGCGCGAGCGAATCGCCGGCGGCCTGTTGCCGACCCTCGACGACTACACGCAACGCTTCCAGCTCAATCGCAGCCGGCTGCGCGCGCTGCGCAGCGACGCGGTCATCCTGCACCCCGGTCCCTACAACCGCGACGTCGAGCTGACCGACGACGTCCTGGCCGACCCGCGCTCGCGCTACGTCGCCCAGGTCCACAACGGCGTCTTCGTCCGCATGGCCGTGCTCGATACGCTCGTCAACGGGGCACCGGTCGCGGCATGA